From Salvia hispanica cultivar TCC Black 2014 unplaced genomic scaffold, UniMelb_Shisp_WGS_1.0 HiC_scaffold_141, whole genome shotgun sequence, a single genomic window includes:
- the LOC125198397 gene encoding subtilisin-like protease SBT3: MAIPHKLWCFVLIILPHFISIIFADDYDTYIIHMDASAMPKAFSTHHNWYLTTLSSISNTNTNTIKSTTTLSSSSSSKLIYTYTNAINGFTALLSPSELRSLADTPGFLSSTRDATVKRDTTHSNQFLGLNDDHGVWPASHYGHDVIIGLVDTGIWPESRSFGDAGLGPIPSRWKGACESGTKFNSSLCNNKLIGARSFNKGLLARYPNITIAMNSARDTDGHGTHTSSTAAGGAVEGADYFGYAPGTARGTAPGARVAMYKALWDEGSVLSDIIAAIDQAIADGVDVISISLGIDGTPLYADPIAIAAFAAMEQGIFVSTSAGNEGPFLATLHNGTPWVLTVAASTIDREFHGAVVLATGASITGQSLYPGNSSATELPLILPKSCTDAKSLKNLKNRDIIIVCVDTNFTLGDQLYNAGDLKIAGAVFITNTTDITFYTQTSFPAIFLNLEKGSEILNYINTTSQPKASLSFKQTSLGTKPAPRLASYSSRGPSPSCPVVLKPDLTAPGDQILAAWPSNSPATQLKSGEIYNDFNIISGTSMSCPHAAGVAALLRGTHPTWSPAAIRSAMITTASFLDNTGRPIADLGLDNLPATPIDMGAGQVDPNRAVDPGLVYEAGTDDYVRLMCAMNFTDKQIRTVTRSSSYSCSNASLDLNYPSFVAFFRVHDGRDSGAREMRRTVTNVGGGRAVYAAKVTVEGGLNVTVSPESLEFEGENEKKSFVLRVEDPRLERNNSIVYGALSWIESSGNRVVRSPIVVTTISPDDLLPQG; this comes from the coding sequence ATGGCAATTCCCCACAAATTGTGGTGTTTTGTGTTGATCATACTTCCACATTTCATTTCCATAATTTTTGCAGATGATTATGATACCTACATTATCCACATGGATGCCTCAGCCATGCCCAAAGCCTTCTCTACTCACCACAATTGGTACTTAACCACACTCTCATCAATAtccaacacaaacacaaacacaatcaAATCTACCAcaactctctcttcatcatcCTCATCCAAACTCATCTACACTTACACCAATGCCATCAACGGCTTCACCGccctcctctccccctccGAGCTCCGATCCCTCGCCGACACCCCCGGCTTCCTCTCCTCCACCCGGGACGCGACGGTGAAGCGCGACACCACACACTCCAACCAATTCCTCGGCCTCAACGACGACCACGGCGTGTGGCCCGCCTCCCACTACGGCCACGACGTCATCATCGGCCTCGTGGACACGGGAATCTGGCCCGAGAGCCGGAGCTTCGGCGACGCCGGCCTCGGCCCGATCCCGTCCCGATGGAAAGGCGCGTGCGAGAGCGGCACGAAATTCAACTCCTCCCTGTGCAACAACAAGCTCATCGGCGCCCGGTCGTTCAACAAGGGCCTACTCGCGAGGTACCCGAACATCACCATCGCGATGAACTCCGCCCGCGACACGGACGGCCACGGCACGCACACGTCGAGCACGGCCGCGGGCGGGGCAGTCGAGGGGGCGGACTACTTCGGGTACGCCCCGGGCACGGCCAGGGGGACCGCGCCCGGGGCGCGGGTGGCAATGTACAAGGCCCTGTGGGACGAGGGGTCCGTCCTCTCTGACATCATCGCCGCCATCGACCAGGCCATCGCCGACGGCGTCGACGTCATCTCCATTTCCCTAGGCATAGACGGCACGCCCCTCTATGCCGACCCTATCGCCATAGCCGCATTCGCGGCTATGGAAcagggcattttcgtctccACCTCCGCCGGCAACGAGGGCCCGTTCCTCGCGACCCTCCACAACGGAACGCCGTGGGTCCTCACCGTCGCCGCCTCGACAATTGACCGTGAGTTCCACGGCGCCGTCGTGCTAGCCACCGGAGCCTCCATCACCGGGCAATCACTCTACCCTGGCAACTCCTCTGCCACAGAACTCCCCTTAATCCTCCCCAAATCTTGCACAGATGCAAAATCActcaaaaatctcaaaaacaGAGACATCATCATCGTCTGCGTTGACACCAATTTCACTCTCGGCGACCAGCTCTACAACGCCGGCGATTTGAAAATCGCCGGCGCCGTCTTCATCACCAACACCACCGACATCACATTCTACACACAAACATCCTTCCCCGCCATCTTCCTCAATCTCGAAAAAGGCTCCGAAATCCTCAACTACATCAACACCACATCCCAACCCAAAGCAAGCCTCAGCTTCAAGCAAACATCCCTGGGCACGAAGCCCGCGCCGCGCCTCGCGAGCTATAGCTCGCGAGGCCCGTCCCCGAGCTGCCCGGTCGTCCTGAAGCCCGACCTGACAGCTCCGGGCGACCAAATCCTGGCCGCGTGGCCGTCGAATTCCCCCGCCACCCAATTGAAATCCGGAGAAATCTACAACGACTTCAATATAATATCCGGGACATCGATGTCCTGCCCCCACGCTGCTGGCGTGGCCGCCCTGCTGCGGGGGACCCACCCCACCTGGTCCCCTGCAGCAATCCGGTCCGCAATGATTACTACGGCCAGTTTTTTAGACAACACTGGCCGTCCCATCGCGGACCTGGGGCTGGATAACCTGCCCGCCACGCCAATCGACATGGGGGCCGGACAGGTGGACCCGAACAGGGCCGTCGATCCCGGCCTCGTATACGAGGCCGGGACGGACGACTACGTCCGCCTGATGTGCGCGATGAACTTCACGGATAAGCAGATACGGACGGTGACGCGTTCGAGCAGCTACAGCTGCTCGAACGCGTCGCTGGACCTGAATTACCCGTCGTTCGTCGCGTTCTTTCGCGTGCACGACGGGAGGGATTCGGGGGCGAGGGAGATGAGGCGGACGGTGACGAATGTGGGAGGCGGGAGGGCGGTTTACGCGGCGAAAGTGACGGTGGAGGGAGGGCTAAACGTCACCGTTTCGCCGGAGAGTTTGGAGTTTGAGGGGGAGAATGAGAAGAAGAGCTTTGTTTTGAGAGTGGAGGATCCGAGGTTGGAGAGGAATAACTCGATTGTTTATGGAGCTTTGAGTTGGATTGAATCTAGTGGTAATCGTGTGGTTAGAAGTCCGATTGTAGTTACAACTATATCTCCTGATGACCTTCTTCCACAGGGTTGA
- the LOC125198391 gene encoding uncharacterized protein LOC125198391 isoform X1, whose translation MQAKTDWEPSTPAAYFVQSPSHDGEKTTASLNSTPIVSLSPTGSLGHYSGGHGHSPGSSISHCTGPEKLGPVQGSRKAGNDVVLTNLEFDVNNLMGDEEGLCEGDEERWLCFHFYNILPFLVGFFVGFFLFCLILWGVSKYQKPEIKMQSIKFETFIIQAGSDTSGVSTDMISLNSTLKFKYTNTASFFGVHVSSTPISLSYTHLQIASGDVKEFYKRRKQEENVRVVVAGDKIPMYGSGATLVSPDGMTDLPVTLKLDLKVGSRAHVMGKLVNRRFLNKVECFLDFATTKIDVPISLRNCTYHRSL comes from the exons atgcaggCAAAGACGGATTGGGAGCCGTCAACGCCGGCGGCGTACTTCGTTCAGAGCCCGTCTCACGATGGGGAGAAAACGACTGCGTCGCTCAACTCGACCCCGATCGTGAGCTTGAGCCCCACGGGGTCCCTGGGCCACTACTCTGGTGGCCACGGGCACTCCCCTGGGTCCTCCATCAGCCACTGCACGGGCCCAGAAAAACTTGGGCCCGTGCAGGGGTCGAGGAAGGCCGGCAACGACGTTGTGTTGACGAATTTGGAATTCGATGTGAATAATTTGATGGGAGATGAAGAAGGGTTGTGTGAGGGTGATGAGGAGAGGTGgttgtgttttcatttttataatattttgccatttttagtTGGGTTTTTTGTGggttttttcttgttttgtttgattttgtgggGCGTCAGTAAATATCAGAAGCCTGAGATCAAAATGCAG AGCATAAAATTTGAGACATTTATAATTCAAGCCGGTTCCGACACAAGTGGAGTTTCAACCGACATGATCTCTCTCAACTCCACactaaaattcaaatacacAAACACAGCTTCTTTTTTTGGTGTTCATGTCTCATCCACTCctatttctctctcctatACCCATCTCCAAATCGCCTCTGGAGAT GTTAAAGAATTCTACAAGAGGAGGAAGCAAGAGGAGAATGTGAGGGTGGTGGTGGCCGGCGACAAGATTCCGATGTATGGTAGCGGGGCGACCCTCGTTTCCCCCGATGGGATGACGGACTTGCCCGTGACGCTGAAGCTGGATCTCAAAGTTGGATCAAGAGCTCATGTTATGGGCAAGTTGGTGAACCGGAGATTCTTGAACAAGGTTGAGTGCTTCCTCGATTTTGCCACGACGAAAATTGATGTTCCGATTTCTCTCAGGAATTGCACGTATCATCGATCATTGTAG
- the LOC125198391 gene encoding uncharacterized protein LOC125198391 isoform X2, translating into MQAKTDWEPSTPAAYFVQSPSHDGEKTTASLNSTPIVSLSPTGSLGHYSGGHGHSPGSSISHCTGPEKLGPVQGSRKAGNDVVLTNLEFDVNNLMGDEEGLCEGDEERWLCFHFYNILPFLVGFFVGFFLFCLILWGVSKYQKPEIKMQVKEFYKRRKQEENVRVVVAGDKIPMYGSGATLVSPDGMTDLPVTLKLDLKVGSRAHVMGKLVNRRFLNKVECFLDFATTKIDVPISLRNCTYHRSL; encoded by the exons atgcaggCAAAGACGGATTGGGAGCCGTCAACGCCGGCGGCGTACTTCGTTCAGAGCCCGTCTCACGATGGGGAGAAAACGACTGCGTCGCTCAACTCGACCCCGATCGTGAGCTTGAGCCCCACGGGGTCCCTGGGCCACTACTCTGGTGGCCACGGGCACTCCCCTGGGTCCTCCATCAGCCACTGCACGGGCCCAGAAAAACTTGGGCCCGTGCAGGGGTCGAGGAAGGCCGGCAACGACGTTGTGTTGACGAATTTGGAATTCGATGTGAATAATTTGATGGGAGATGAAGAAGGGTTGTGTGAGGGTGATGAGGAGAGGTGgttgtgttttcatttttataatattttgccatttttagtTGGGTTTTTTGTGggttttttcttgttttgtttgattttgtgggGCGTCAGTAAATATCAGAAGCCTGAGATCAAAATGCAG GTTAAAGAATTCTACAAGAGGAGGAAGCAAGAGGAGAATGTGAGGGTGGTGGTGGCCGGCGACAAGATTCCGATGTATGGTAGCGGGGCGACCCTCGTTTCCCCCGATGGGATGACGGACTTGCCCGTGACGCTGAAGCTGGATCTCAAAGTTGGATCAAGAGCTCATGTTATGGGCAAGTTGGTGAACCGGAGATTCTTGAACAAGGTTGAGTGCTTCCTCGATTTTGCCACGACGAAAATTGATGTTCCGATTTCTCTCAGGAATTGCACGTATCATCGATCATTGTAG